A stretch of the Neptunomonas phycophila genome encodes the following:
- a CDS encoding glutamate-5-semialdehyde dehydrogenase, whose product MNVEAYMNKLGQKAREASRVVARADTGLKNKALLAMAEALDASRSALAKANEKDLENGKANGLDAAMLDRLALKPATIDTMIEGLKQVAALPDPIGGITDMNYRPSGIQIGKMRVPLGVIGIIYESRPNVTVEAASLCLKSGNATILRGGSEAIHSNQAVADCIRQGLEAAGLPLEAVQVVETTDRAAVGKLITMPEYVDVIVPRGGKGLIERVSQEARVPVIKHLDGVCHVYIDAQADVVKAENIALNAKTHRYGTCNTMETLLVHESIAETILRDLADRYVAAGVELRGCDKSRKLAPVMIAASVDDWSTEYLAPVLSVKVVSGLEEAIEHINQYGSHHTDAIVTENYSLARRFLREVDSSSVMVNASTRFADGFEYGLGAEIGISTDKIHARGPVGLEGLTSQKYVVLGDGQIRK is encoded by the coding sequence ATGAACGTTGAAGCATATATGAACAAGTTAGGTCAAAAAGCGCGTGAGGCATCTAGAGTGGTTGCCCGTGCAGATACTGGCTTGAAAAACAAAGCGTTATTAGCTATGGCAGAAGCGTTGGATGCAAGTCGCTCAGCACTGGCCAAGGCGAATGAAAAAGATTTAGAAAATGGCAAAGCGAACGGTTTAGATGCCGCCATGCTAGACCGTTTGGCGTTAAAACCAGCTACTATCGACACGATGATCGAAGGCTTAAAGCAGGTTGCCGCGTTACCTGACCCTATTGGCGGTATCACGGATATGAACTATCGCCCCAGCGGTATTCAAATCGGCAAAATGCGTGTGCCTTTGGGCGTTATTGGCATTATTTATGAGTCACGCCCTAATGTAACAGTGGAGGCAGCCAGTCTTTGCTTAAAATCTGGCAACGCGACGATTTTACGCGGAGGCTCTGAAGCCATCCACTCTAACCAAGCTGTCGCTGATTGCATTCGACAGGGGTTGGAAGCAGCGGGTTTACCGTTAGAAGCGGTTCAAGTTGTGGAAACAACGGACCGTGCAGCGGTCGGCAAGCTAATTACTATGCCGGAGTATGTTGATGTTATCGTACCTCGGGGTGGTAAAGGGCTGATTGAGCGTGTGAGTCAAGAAGCCCGGGTGCCCGTGATCAAACATTTAGATGGCGTTTGCCATGTTTATATTGATGCTCAAGCCGATGTCGTGAAAGCAGAAAACATAGCGCTTAATGCTAAAACACACCGTTATGGCACCTGTAACACCATGGAAACCTTGCTGGTCCATGAGTCAATCGCGGAGACTATTTTACGTGATTTGGCCGATCGTTACGTGGCAGCCGGGGTGGAATTACGCGGTTGTGATAAATCGCGCAAGTTAGCTCCTGTGATGATAGCGGCGTCCGTTGACGATTGGTCAACAGAGTATTTAGCGCCAGTGCTGTCTGTAAAGGTGGTTTCAGGTTTGGAAGAAGCGATTGAGCATATTAATCAGTATGGATCGCACCATACGGATGCAATTGTGACTGAAAATTACTCTTTGGCGCGCCGTTTCCTTCGTGAGGTTGATTCTAGCTCTGTCATGGTAAATGCATCGACTCGTTTTGCCGACGGCTTTGAGTATGGTTTAGGTGCCGAAATTGGTATCTCTACCGACAAGATTCATGCGCGTGGCCCCGTAGGGTTAGAGGGCTTAACGTCACAAAAATACGTGGTGTTAGGTGACGGGCAAATCCGTAAATAA
- the nadD gene encoding nicotinate-nucleotide adenylyltransferase has translation MAAHVFMGGTFDPIHNGHLRTALEIQQWLGVDYVNLMPSKRPVHREAPGCRAQDRLAMVELAVHNEPALRCDSREIDSDQASYSVYTLAGLRKELGANQPVCMVLGMDAFLGLDSWHCYEDIMSLCHIIVVARPGYALTPNKVLADLLKKHQATAREALLGKPHGHIVIHELTPLDISATDIRSLLQKGLSPRYLLPEAVLDYIEKMQLYKASD, from the coding sequence ATGGCCGCTCATGTTTTTATGGGCGGAACATTTGACCCGATTCATAATGGTCATTTGAGAACGGCATTAGAGATTCAACAGTGGCTTGGGGTTGATTACGTAAACCTCATGCCCTCAAAACGGCCTGTGCACAGAGAAGCTCCAGGCTGTCGAGCGCAAGACCGTTTGGCAATGGTTGAGTTGGCGGTACACAACGAGCCTGCATTACGCTGTGATTCTCGAGAGATTGACTCTGACCAAGCGTCTTATTCTGTTTATACATTGGCAGGCTTACGTAAGGAACTCGGAGCTAACCAGCCGGTCTGTATGGTGCTTGGTATGGATGCGTTCCTTGGGTTGGATTCATGGCATTGCTATGAAGATATTATGAGTTTATGCCACATTATTGTGGTCGCTCGCCCTGGTTATGCGTTAACACCCAACAAGGTATTAGCGGATTTATTGAAAAAGCATCAGGCAACGGCTCGTGAGGCATTATTAGGTAAGCCGCATGGGCATATTGTGATTCATGAATTGACGCCGCTGGACATATCGGCGACTGACATTCGGTCGTTGCTCCAGAAGGGGCTGTCTCCACGATATTTGCTGCCTGAAGCTGTTCTTGATTACATTGAAAAAATGCAACTGTATAAAGCATCAGACTAA
- the rsfS gene encoding ribosome silencing factor, whose amino-acid sequence MQTEQLIELVRTTMDDMKARDIDVIDVRGKSSVTDYMMIACGTSKRHVMSIAQDVIEKMKENNLQPIGTEGQGVGDWVLVDLGDLVIHVMMPDARSFYDLERLWSFDPVDEAVEEEVGL is encoded by the coding sequence ATGCAAACTGAGCAACTGATCGAATTAGTACGCACCACGATGGATGATATGAAAGCGCGTGATATTGATGTTATCGATGTTCGTGGTAAGTCCAGCGTGACGGACTATATGATGATTGCGTGTGGCACTTCAAAACGACATGTGATGTCGATTGCCCAAGACGTAATAGAGAAAATGAAAGAGAACAACTTACAGCCAATAGGTACAGAAGGCCAAGGCGTTGGTGATTGGGTGTTAGTGGACTTGGGCGATTTGGTGATACACGTCATGATGCCTGATGCGCGTAGCTTCTATGACTTAGAGCGTCTATGGAGTTTTGATCCAGTAGATGAAGCGGTTGAAGAAGAAGTAGGCTTGTAA
- the rlmH gene encoding 23S rRNA (pseudouridine(1915)-N(3))-methyltransferase RlmH has protein sequence MKVRLLAVGGKMPDWVTQGFNEYVKRLPNEMAFELIELPLGHRGKSSDPAKAIRQEGDAMLAAIPKGDRVIALEVNGKNWSTEQLAEQMQNWQMDGCNVSLLVGGPDGLDRRCVELADQKWSLSGLTMPHPLVRILLAEQVYRAWTITKGHPYHK, from the coding sequence ATGAAAGTACGTTTACTAGCGGTCGGTGGAAAAATGCCAGATTGGGTAACACAGGGGTTTAACGAGTATGTTAAGCGCCTACCCAATGAAATGGCATTTGAGTTAATTGAGCTGCCGCTAGGGCATAGAGGTAAAAGTAGTGACCCTGCCAAAGCGATTCGCCAAGAGGGGGATGCCATGTTAGCGGCTATTCCTAAAGGCGACCGCGTTATTGCTTTGGAAGTGAATGGAAAAAACTGGTCTACCGAGCAGTTAGCCGAGCAAATGCAAAACTGGCAAATGGATGGTTGTAATGTGTCGCTGCTAGTGGGCGGGCCTGATGGTTTAGATCGGCGATGTGTTGAATTAGCTGATCAAAAGTGGTCGCTTTCAGGTTTAACTATGCCGCATCCTTTAGTACGAATTCTGTTAGCTGAGCAGGTTTATCGTGCTTGGACTATTACAAAAGGGCATCCGTACCACAAATGA
- the mrdA gene encoding penicillin-binding protein 2 gives MSRFDPIKDHSSENRTFTFRAFIAFFLVLVLIGVLMGRLYFLQVIEYDRFAAMSENNRVQLQPVAPTRGLIYDTHGVLLADNRPSYSVTILKEEVGSHLDETLEELRSIIDINDREIERFKKRLNQRRRPYETIPVRFRLTEEEIAKLAVNYHRLPGVQVEADLIRYYPYGSSLVHAMGYVGRINEQELQVVNAQNYAGTHYIGKLGIENFYEPILHGKVGMQKVETNARGRVMRILERIDPEPGKDLELSLDLRLQQITEKLIADEKASVVAIDPKTGGILALVSTPAYDPNLFVTGISNEDYSALRDSDDLPLFNRAIRGRYPPGSTVKPVTGLAAIDSDAVQPSHTVWDPGFYTLTKGGRKYRDWKRSGHGKVDMSLAFAQSCDVWFYDVAYKMGVDPMSDYLGRFGFGQVTSLDLPEALSSFLPSREWKRRTRKLPWYPGDSLNLSIGQGFLVATPLQLATAATVLANRGKWVQPKLLKGIRETQPDGTVTVTMPDRIENASPIPEDIELNHPEYWELIVDDMVGVVHGSRGTARKIGLDAPYKIAGKSGTAQVVGIKQDERYDADKLEKRFHDHALFIAFAPADDPKIAVAVVIENGGGGSTNAAPVARKVMDAYLLGIDPTSPEELQQASIVDYSIMDSAASSGYVGHRHE, from the coding sequence ATGTCTCGTTTTGACCCGATAAAAGATCACTCATCAGAAAACCGTACTTTTACGTTCAGAGCATTTATTGCCTTTTTTTTGGTATTAGTGCTTATCGGCGTACTGATGGGGCGCTTATATTTTCTGCAGGTTATAGAGTACGATCGCTTTGCCGCGATGTCTGAAAATAACCGAGTGCAGTTACAGCCAGTGGCTCCAACACGGGGGCTGATTTACGACACTCATGGTGTCTTGTTAGCTGATAATCGTCCCAGCTATAGCGTGACCATCTTAAAAGAAGAAGTGGGTAGCCACTTAGATGAGACGTTGGAGGAGCTGCGTTCTATCATTGATATTAATGATCGTGAAATAGAGCGCTTCAAAAAACGCTTGAATCAGCGTCGCCGTCCTTATGAAACGATACCAGTTCGATTTCGTTTGACTGAAGAAGAAATCGCTAAGCTGGCGGTTAATTACCATCGTTTGCCCGGCGTTCAGGTTGAAGCTGACCTCATCCGCTATTACCCGTATGGTTCATCGTTAGTGCATGCTATGGGGTATGTAGGTCGGATCAACGAGCAAGAACTCCAAGTGGTCAATGCCCAAAATTATGCAGGCACTCATTATATTGGAAAGCTAGGTATTGAAAATTTCTACGAGCCTATCTTGCATGGCAAGGTCGGTATGCAAAAAGTAGAAACCAATGCGCGGGGGCGTGTTATGCGTATTTTAGAGCGTATAGACCCCGAACCCGGTAAAGACCTAGAGCTCAGCTTAGATCTACGCTTGCAACAAATAACCGAAAAGCTCATTGCTGATGAAAAAGCGTCCGTTGTGGCGATTGATCCGAAAACCGGCGGAATACTGGCGTTGGTCTCTACGCCTGCTTACGACCCTAACTTGTTTGTCACCGGTATATCCAACGAAGATTACAGCGCATTACGTGATTCAGATGACCTTCCGCTTTTTAACCGTGCTATTCGTGGTCGCTACCCGCCAGGGTCTACGGTAAAGCCCGTTACCGGTTTAGCGGCGATCGACTCAGATGCCGTACAGCCTAGCCATACGGTTTGGGATCCGGGATTTTATACTCTGACTAAAGGCGGTCGAAAATATCGGGACTGGAAGCGCAGCGGTCACGGCAAAGTGGATATGTCGTTAGCGTTCGCTCAGTCTTGTGATGTGTGGTTTTATGATGTTGCTTACAAAATGGGCGTTGACCCGATGTCCGACTATTTAGGGCGTTTTGGGTTTGGACAAGTGACGAGCCTTGATTTGCCAGAAGCGCTTTCATCATTCTTGCCATCGAGAGAGTGGAAGCGTCGAACACGAAAGCTGCCTTGGTATCCAGGGGACTCGTTAAATTTAAGCATTGGCCAAGGCTTTTTGGTAGCAACGCCTTTGCAGTTGGCAACCGCGGCTACGGTCCTTGCTAACCGCGGTAAGTGGGTGCAGCCCAAGTTGTTAAAAGGCATCCGTGAAACGCAACCTGATGGCACGGTTACCGTAACCATGCCGGATCGAATCGAGAACGCTAGCCCTATCCCTGAAGATATAGAATTGAATCACCCAGAATACTGGGAGCTCATTGTGGATGATATGGTGGGCGTAGTGCATGGCAGCCGAGGAACCGCCCGTAAAATTGGATTGGATGCCCCTTATAAAATAGCTGGAAAATCAGGTACGGCTCAGGTGGTTGGTATCAAACAAGATGAGCGCTACGATGCCGATAAACTAGAAAAGCGCTTTCACGATCATGCTCTGTTTATCGCGTTTGCCCCAGCTGATGACCCTAAAATAGCGGTAGCTGTGGTCATCGAAAATGGCGGCGGTGGATCGACGAATGCCGCACCTGTAGCGCGTAAAGTAATGGATGCTTACCTGTTGGGTATTGATCCCACTTCGCCAGAAGAGCTGCAACAAGCTTCGATTGTTGATTACAGTATTATGGATTCAGCCGCGTCTAGTGGTTATGTAGGACACCGACATGAATAG
- the rodA gene encoding rod shape-determining protein RodA: MNSRDFERSMPESGHHLRRKPGWWSYTHLDAWMLFFLFVLCCFGLFVLYSASGQDWGYVSRQAVRMGAAFFVLIVLAQLTPRMIARWAPWIYAAGVLLLVAVILVGVGAKGAQRWLALPGFRFQPSEIMKLILPLMIAGYLAKRSLPPSFKHCCFSLAFIGIPTLLIMKQPDLGTSLLIAASGVFVMLFSGIRWRYIFGALGVAGAALPGLWMTMKDYQRQRVLTFLDPESDPLGSGWNIIQSKTAIGSGGISGKGWLSGTQSQLDFLPESHTDFIIAVIAEELGFIGVAILMSIYVLIIGRGLWMATQVKDPFGRLVAGSIVLTFFVYVFVNVGMVSGLLPVVGVPLPMVSYGGTSIVTLMAGFGILMSVFTHKQMSLR; encoded by the coding sequence ATGAATAGTCGCGATTTTGAACGTTCAATGCCTGAATCAGGCCATCATCTACGCCGCAAGCCTGGCTGGTGGAGTTATACGCACCTAGATGCATGGATGCTGTTCTTTCTTTTTGTTCTGTGTTGCTTTGGGTTGTTTGTGCTTTATAGCGCGTCGGGCCAAGACTGGGGTTATGTATCACGCCAGGCAGTTCGAATGGGGGCTGCATTTTTTGTGCTTATTGTTTTAGCTCAGCTCACTCCTCGTATGATCGCTCGCTGGGCACCGTGGATTTATGCGGCTGGGGTTTTATTGTTGGTCGCGGTTATCCTTGTGGGGGTCGGGGCGAAAGGCGCTCAGCGCTGGTTAGCATTACCGGGCTTTCGTTTTCAGCCCTCAGAGATCATGAAGCTGATTCTACCGCTCATGATAGCAGGCTATCTGGCTAAACGGTCACTGCCTCCCTCGTTTAAACATTGCTGTTTTAGTTTGGCATTTATAGGGATTCCTACCTTACTTATTATGAAGCAGCCTGACCTTGGAACCTCTTTGTTGATCGCTGCTTCTGGTGTTTTTGTGATGCTTTTTTCCGGCATACGTTGGCGATATATCTTTGGCGCCTTGGGGGTGGCGGGGGCCGCATTGCCAGGACTCTGGATGACCATGAAAGACTATCAGCGTCAGCGAGTACTCACTTTTTTAGACCCTGAAAGCGACCCGCTTGGATCCGGCTGGAATATTATTCAGTCGAAAACAGCCATCGGATCTGGTGGTATTTCCGGAAAAGGCTGGTTGTCAGGTACACAGTCCCAACTTGATTTCTTACCCGAATCGCATACTGACTTTATTATTGCGGTCATTGCCGAAGAGTTAGGGTTTATAGGTGTCGCCATCTTAATGAGCATCTATGTTTTAATTATTGGTCGTGGTTTATGGATGGCAACTCAGGTGAAAGATCCATTTGGACGGTTAGTGGCCGGTAGTATTGTATTAACGTTTTTCGTTTATGTTTTTGTAAATGTTGGTATGGTCAGTGGTTTATTGCCGGTGGTTGGGGTGCCACTACCGATGGTAAGTTATGGTGGTACATCGATTGTTACACTGATGGCAGGCTTTGGTATTTTGATGTCTGTTTTTACCCACAAGCAAATGTCGCTTCGATAA
- the mltB gene encoding lytic murein transglycosylase B, with protein MRGLNYLLSAFVVTLCSTASVSSAVAAGYSEHPEAIKWAEKMKAQGFPAADVDALLNGVKKQQSILNAMDRPAEKRLDWGGYRKLFLEPKRINRGVIFWFEHEASIARAASEYGVPEEIIVSIIGIETYFGRNMGSYRAMDALATLGFDYPRRAEFFQGQLTNLLTISQQETRPLTRMKSSYAGAMGYGQFMPSSYLDYAIDFDGDGDRDIWGSPDDAIGSVANYFKAFGWKTGGPVVIPVTVSTDISDESLINTGEVPTKTVAQWKELGVSFDSGVLADTSQPAVLLKMKDKDNVQYLLGFNNYYVITRYNRSRLYANAVYRLAEAIAQARADELKGS; from the coding sequence ATGCGCGGTCTTAACTATTTGCTATCTGCTTTTGTTGTCACTTTGTGTTCAACGGCTTCAGTATCATCGGCTGTAGCGGCAGGGTACAGCGAACACCCGGAAGCTATTAAATGGGCAGAAAAAATGAAAGCCCAGGGCTTTCCTGCTGCGGATGTGGATGCATTGCTTAACGGCGTTAAAAAGCAGCAATCCATTTTGAATGCTATGGATCGTCCGGCAGAAAAGCGGTTAGATTGGGGCGGCTATCGAAAGTTGTTTTTAGAACCTAAGCGTATTAATCGCGGTGTGATTTTCTGGTTTGAACACGAGGCTTCTATCGCGCGAGCGGCTTCTGAGTACGGTGTGCCGGAGGAGATTATCGTTTCAATTATCGGTATCGAAACGTATTTTGGTCGTAATATGGGAAGTTATCGAGCCATGGATGCATTAGCAACCTTAGGTTTTGATTATCCGCGCCGAGCCGAGTTTTTCCAAGGCCAATTAACAAACCTGCTAACTATATCGCAGCAAGAGACTCGTCCCCTTACTCGCATGAAAAGTTCCTATGCCGGTGCAATGGGGTATGGGCAATTTATGCCATCAAGCTACCTCGATTATGCAATTGACTTCGATGGTGATGGCGACCGTGATATTTGGGGTAGCCCTGATGATGCCATTGGCAGTGTGGCTAACTACTTTAAAGCATTTGGGTGGAAAACGGGTGGCCCCGTTGTTATACCGGTGACAGTCAGTACGGATATTTCTGATGAGTCGCTCATTAATACGGGCGAAGTTCCAACTAAGACGGTTGCTCAATGGAAAGAGTTAGGTGTCAGTTTTGATAGCGGGGTGTTGGCCGATACCAGTCAGCCAGCCGTGTTATTAAAAATGAAAGATAAGGATAATGTGCAGTACTTGTTAGGCTTTAATAACTATTATGTGATTACACGTTATAACCGAAGCCGCTTGTATGCTAATGCAGTATACCGATTAGCCGAGGCTATCGCTCAAGCCCGTGCTGACGAATTGAAAGGGTCCTAA
- a CDS encoding septal ring lytic transglycosylase RlpA family protein — protein sequence MKWMVLPVVAFALVITGCASKKGASSGGNGSRYSIKHDHGPSSPVDVSHVKDAVPIDEPKSRGGNRSPYTVLGRTYSILDDSDGYRERGGASWYGNKFHGHLTSNGETYDMYKMTAAHKSLPIPTYVKVTNLDNGKQVIVRVNDRGPFHPGRIIDLSYAAASKLGMLAKGTARVEVEAINPRAWQSASRAIAAPPSSDVSAARAVPTALTSGRFIQVGAYSQAGSANRVARQLSDLYGRPTKVADVERTGQTLYRVLVGPFASVNEMERMIYQLGQSGYPGAHPVDFP from the coding sequence ATGAAGTGGATGGTTTTGCCGGTGGTGGCTTTTGCCCTCGTGATTACGGGGTGCGCGAGTAAGAAGGGTGCATCGAGCGGCGGTAATGGCAGCCGTTACAGCATTAAGCATGATCATGGTCCTTCATCCCCGGTTGATGTTTCTCATGTGAAAGACGCAGTTCCAATTGATGAACCAAAAAGCCGTGGTGGAAATCGCAGCCCGTACACCGTGTTAGGCCGGACTTATAGTATTCTTGATGATTCAGACGGCTACCGTGAGCGTGGTGGGGCTTCTTGGTATGGTAATAAGTTTCATGGGCATTTAACATCGAATGGGGAAACCTATGACATGTATAAAATGACAGCAGCGCATAAATCATTGCCTATACCCACGTATGTGAAAGTGACAAATTTAGATAACGGCAAGCAAGTTATTGTGCGTGTTAATGACCGTGGTCCTTTCCACCCTGGGCGTATCATTGATTTGTCTTATGCGGCCGCATCAAAATTAGGGATGTTAGCTAAAGGGACTGCGCGTGTTGAAGTCGAGGCGATTAACCCTCGGGCTTGGCAGTCGGCGAGTCGCGCGATAGCGGCACCTCCTTCATCTGATGTCAGTGCTGCACGCGCTGTACCTACAGCTTTGACTTCAGGGCGCTTTATCCAAGTTGGAGCCTATAGCCAGGCGGGTTCGGCTAATCGTGTTGCTCGACAGCTATCGGACCTGTATGGTCGACCTACTAAAGTAGCAGACGTGGAACGTACCGGCCAAACTCTTTACCGAGTCTTGGTAGGGCCTTTCGCCTCTGTGAATGAAATGGAACGGATGATCTACCAGTTAGGTCAAAGTGGTTATCCGGGAGCGCATCCGGTGGACTTTCCCTGA
- a CDS encoding D-alanyl-D-alanine carboxypeptidase family protein, giving the protein MQRLKTAFLSIFLLFTTITQVSAADELIPAAPQVAATSYLVIDADTGKIIVEKNAHERFPPASLTKMMTSYIVEYELNKGNISEDDLVLVSEKAWRTPGSRMFIKEGTQVKLGDLLRGIVIQSGNDASVAVAEHIAGSESAFADLMNQHAGLLGMENTHFANATGLPADGHYSSAFDLATLAKAIIQDFPDHYGIYSEKYFTYNQIRQPNRNKLLWRDHTVDGVKTGHTDEAGYCLVASAKRDGMRLISVVMGTSSEEARAQETQKLLAYAFRYYRTHKLYSGEEVLSTAKVWGGTRDEVSLGLTAPLAVTIPRGQADQLQATMDVDKVIKAPVVQGQEYGVVRVTLNDEEVVTVPLIAMENVEKGGLVKRIWHAIMLFFMGLIS; this is encoded by the coding sequence GTGCAAAGACTGAAAACAGCCTTTTTGTCTATCTTTTTACTTTTTACCACCATCACTCAGGTATCTGCTGCTGACGAGTTAATCCCCGCGGCACCTCAGGTAGCGGCGACCTCGTACCTCGTTATTGATGCTGATACGGGAAAGATTATTGTCGAAAAAAATGCCCATGAGCGCTTTCCTCCTGCTAGCTTAACTAAAATGATGACAAGCTATATCGTTGAGTACGAGCTCAATAAAGGCAATATCAGCGAAGATGACCTAGTGCTTGTCAGTGAAAAGGCATGGCGCACGCCTGGTTCGCGCATGTTCATTAAAGAAGGTACTCAAGTAAAATTGGGTGATTTGCTGCGTGGTATTGTAATTCAGTCGGGTAATGATGCGTCCGTTGCTGTTGCAGAACATATCGCCGGTAGTGAGTCGGCGTTTGCTGATTTAATGAATCAGCATGCAGGCTTGTTAGGGATGGAGAATACACACTTTGCCAATGCAACAGGCTTGCCCGCTGATGGACATTACTCATCAGCTTTCGACCTAGCAACACTGGCTAAAGCTATTATCCAAGACTTCCCAGACCACTATGGAATTTATTCTGAGAAATACTTTACCTACAACCAAATACGCCAGCCTAACCGCAATAAGTTGCTATGGCGTGATCATACGGTTGATGGGGTAAAAACAGGCCATACTGATGAAGCTGGTTATTGCTTGGTCGCTTCTGCAAAGCGTGACGGTATGCGTCTTATTTCTGTCGTTATGGGAACAAGCAGCGAAGAAGCCCGAGCTCAGGAAACACAAAAACTGCTAGCTTATGCATTCCGTTATTACCGTACACACAAGTTATACAGTGGCGAAGAAGTGCTGAGCACCGCTAAAGTGTGGGGCGGTACGCGTGATGAAGTGAGTTTAGGGTTAACGGCGCCTTTGGCTGTCACTATTCCACGTGGTCAAGCGGATCAGCTGCAAGCGACTATGGATGTTGATAAAGTCATTAAAGCGCCTGTCGTACAAGGGCAGGAGTATGGTGTCGTCCGTGTGACACTAAACGATGAAGAGGTGGTGACTGTTCCTCTTATTGCTATGGAAAACGTAGAGAAAGGTGGCCTTGTAAAACGGATATGGCATGCCATTATGCTGTTTTTTATGGGCTTAATTAGCTAA
- a CDS encoding D-amino acid aminotransferase: MTPDIVYLNGQFLPSDQAKVSVFDRGFLFGDSVYEVIPFYQGVGFRLDEHLQRLEYSLRALRISVDIDIRGVLSTLVASNGGGNMSVYLQITRGAAEKRSHVITEGLTPTVFACCQPIRDIYTDGSEAVSGIKVIVTADLRWRRCDIKSNGLLPNILVLQQAKEHHAQEALLQRDGHLTEGASCNFFIVERGVLYTPPLDTGILSGTTRALILEIADLQGIPRQECPIDYTRLINADEVWISSSTRAIVPVLQVDDQVIGNGKKGPLWKRFFEIFTRYQHDLMTGANDESKNTP, encoded by the coding sequence ATGACACCTGATATTGTTTATCTTAATGGTCAATTCCTGCCGTCGGATCAGGCGAAAGTATCGGTTTTTGATCGAGGCTTTTTGTTCGGTGATAGTGTTTACGAGGTTATCCCTTTTTATCAAGGGGTTGGCTTTCGTTTAGATGAGCATCTGCAACGCTTAGAATATAGTCTGCGCGCGTTACGTATTTCGGTAGATATCGATATCCGAGGGGTGCTCTCGACATTAGTCGCGTCAAATGGTGGCGGCAATATGTCGGTATATTTGCAGATCACTCGTGGCGCAGCTGAAAAGCGTAGCCATGTAATTACAGAGGGCCTAACGCCCACGGTGTTTGCATGTTGCCAGCCAATCCGTGACATCTATACTGACGGTAGTGAGGCTGTTTCAGGGATTAAAGTGATAGTAACCGCTGACTTACGTTGGCGGCGTTGTGATATTAAGTCGAACGGTTTGCTGCCTAATATCTTAGTATTGCAGCAAGCTAAAGAGCATCATGCCCAAGAGGCTTTATTGCAGCGAGACGGTCACCTCACGGAAGGGGCAAGCTGTAACTTTTTTATTGTTGAGCGAGGCGTGCTTTATACACCCCCGTTAGACACGGGTATTTTGAGTGGGACTACGCGCGCGTTAATCCTTGAAATTGCGGATTTGCAAGGTATCCCGCGCCAAGAGTGCCCTATAGATTATACGCGTTTAATTAATGCAGATGAGGTTTGGATTTCAAGCTCAACTCGTGCCATCGTCCCTGTATTACAGGTTGATGATCAGGTAATAGGCAATGGGAAGAAAGGCCCGTTGTGGAAACGCTTTTTCGAAATTTTTACACGTTATCAGCACGATCTGATGACGGGAGCAAATGATGAGTCAAAAAACACCCCCTAA
- a CDS encoding HP0495 family protein, translating into MSQKTPPKTMEPPKIEYPCPDYPIKVIGKKSDQFQSLVVEIINVHVPDFDESRITIQDSSKGTYCSLRMFITATGEQQLKDLHEQLIASDQVHLVL; encoded by the coding sequence ATGAGTCAAAAAACACCCCCTAAGACAATGGAACCTCCTAAAATCGAATACCCTTGCCCTGACTATCCCATCAAGGTCATTGGTAAAAAGTCAGACCAGTTTCAGTCGCTTGTTGTTGAGATTATTAACGTTCATGTTCCTGACTTTGATGAGTCAAGAATTACGATACAAGACAGCAGCAAGGGAACGTATTGCTCGTTGCGTATGTTTATTACGGCTACGGGTGAGCAGCAGCTGAAAGATCTTCATGAGCAATTGATTGCGTCTGATCAAGTTCATTTGGTTTTATAA